A genomic region of Diachasmimorpha longicaudata isolate KC_UGA_2023 chromosome 17, iyDiaLong2, whole genome shotgun sequence contains the following coding sequences:
- the LOC135170637 gene encoding zinc finger FYVE domain-containing protein 9 isoform X3: MEKFAVDLDKVLDDFEFNEDCAEQVASIAPARVSHPDQRSKDHDLSSSGKTLEHLDEEKSWHSKSHITDTIDIRKSDDLHNNDESVNNFSTRAYQMADDKVQEKRVVDFRDNDEPSSTIHNDITQKLVMKKQNDNQTSKNHNSYDKKLNQPNIKPSVSNVFNSLNEYINATTTNMENISCTIDCQKERNGKLVINPENNDTQIPEAKSQRPVRVLPAYQNILLPMKCEPSVSTQIPNTENDMVESMTTGQHRKQGKVDCAEHIYENIQFGQSLPASKTSRVQEASRSSSQDETKHIYENVDFDQSSGGKNDDTVYACIYIGNKDMPETTTELEKAAKRLTEQFPDNIVSSVDKKSSGREGESLVFQNVNLNVTTERKPVGFSTIDDLSEEELNKYLAELEAEERAKEEAVIYENLSVPGPSSSAHHSLKEQTRCIPSRHADEDANEAPIFESVTIGELPRVSEQKLQEKAKKLRVIDYSKSGTSAESSNFLDQKSLEKFTDCDKLMGDAKGNISNKTTVGGKSSVSDSGTSRGSNGEEIAGEKEQHIEQRNDNSEKKISRAEAGDATISDETSSHQDRQTIGTSGGAVEGSSTADGPQGDDFSTDIAKGEDENNSTIGEEDYVEENVDKSARPQTLDIVSSVSMEESPVIDSSETASQFPSSGATCTQEQNPTIEESQDHLREPSPDASDNSSMEFGIILGKQPPFWIPDGDAPNCMLCDVKFNVIKRRHHCRACGKVLCNKCCSMKYRLEYQGNMDSRVCALCYQQLIRAETEPGGGEWASGYLNNVDGGINSPQLAGNLPPPPTVMVPVGVLKREGSTKQRTEGQKSVMFSDGIRPGCDLTELDTSWNPKPPYRKASNKRIASPGQQSTTTAKRQNLPPLDPHTNSYIPGDTNMLPPTVTIHKGQISYQEVGDSVALYELLKNENEPPVMFAINRNLYAYVKMTNLNCCVNKLCWNVTSRGLACVGQDEVILLVEALPDETQLPKDLLIHINQIYVEAVKGNTVTELGVSIHQEGTLMGSREHAGFLFIRQTFQCLQKIVLPPPPFLVGLLVHRWETPWAKIFPLRLVLRLGAEYRYYPCPLVSVRFRNAVYFEIGHTIMKVLADFRNYAYTLPGVRGMVIHMQDRTTDVLFPRNRYDQVIKGLNNSNDHVLAFAANFSIHVDSHLVCIQTNTGDESNYQTQAINIHNKPRKITGASFVVINGALKSSMGLSAKSSIVEDGLMVQIMPEKMEALKAALKNMHDFTIDCGRQGVPEPDETVNIKWVDNDVQFNQGLKSPIDNKPMDGIPSIRVHNGNDYMGTSRFIRWTEVFIIKSDDHPNGVHDPVDLNKLSESIARATCAALVKLLDLLAAAGLTKLAVRATIHPDNVGYEAGSEGTRLPPIYMNSLDNELIQVLHKAAQSSQDANTVLELIFHVLDD, from the exons ATGGAGAAATTTGCTGTTGATCTTGACAAAGTGCTTGATGACTTTGAGTTCAATGAAGATTGTGCAGAGCAAGTTGCCTCAATTGCTCCAGCGAGAGTCTCCCACCCAGACCAAAGATCAAAGGACCACGATTTATCCAGTTCAGGTAAGACCCTAGAACATTTGGACGAAGAGAAATCCTGGCACAGCAAGAGTCACATCACTGACACCATTGACATACGAAAATCCGATGATCTCCACAACAACGATGAATcagtcaacaatttttcaactcgTGCTTATCAAATGGCCGACGACAAAGTCCAAGAGAAAAGAGTCGTTGATTTTCGGGATAATGACGAACCATCGTCGACTATTCACAATGACATAACACAAAAAttggtgatgaaaaaacagAATGATAATCAAACATCTAAAAATCACAACAGttacgataaaaaattgaatcaaccAAACATAAAGCCAAGCGTTAGTAATGTTTTTAACAGTTTAAACGAGTACATTAATGCCACGACCACAAATATGGAGAATATAAGCTGTACCATAGACTGTCAGAAAGAGAGAAATGGTAAATTAGTGATAAATCCCGAGAATAATGACACTCAAATTCCAGAGGCCAAATCCCAGAGGCCAGTCCGAGTATTACCAGCTTATCAGAATATCTTGTTGCCCATGAAGTGCGAGCCATCTGTGAGTACTCAAATTCCAAACACTGAAAATGATATGGTCGAGTCAATGACAACTGGTCAACATCGAAAGCAGGGTAAAGTCGACTGTGCAGAGCACATTTACGAAAATATACAATTTGGACAGAGTCTACCAGCATCAAAGACATCAAGGGTGCAGGAAGCCTCGAGATCGTCGAGTCAAGACGAGACGAAACACATCTACGAGAACGTTGACTTTGATCAGTCTAGTGGAGGGAAAAATGATGACACTGTGTATGCCTGCATCTACATCGGGAACAAAGACATGCCAGAGACAACAACAGAGCTTGAAAAAGCAGCGAAACGACTGACCGAACAATTCCCGGATAATATCGTCAGTTCTGTTGATAAAAAGTCATCGGGACGTGAGGGTGAATCCCTTGTCTTTCAGAATGTCAATCTCAATGTTACGACTGAACGAAAACCCGTGGGTTTCTCCACAATCGATGACCTTTCGGAGGaggaattgaataaatatctgGCCGAGTTGGAGGCTGAAGAGAGGGCAAAGGAGGAGGCAGTGATTTACGAGAATCTCTCTGTACCAGGACCATCGTCGTCAGCTCATCACAGTCTCAAGGAGCAAACACGATGCATTCCGAGCAGACATGCCGATGAGGATGCCAATGAAGCGCCGATATTCGAGAGCGTGACTATTGGAGAACTTCCCAGGGTGTCTGAGCAAAAGCTCCAGGagaaagcaaaaaaattaagagTCATTGATTACAGTAAGAGTGGAACCAGTGCTGAGTCGAGTAATTTTTTAGATCAGAAGTCGCTGGAAAAATTCACCGATTGTGACAAATTGATGGGAGATGCAAAGGGAAACATTTCTAACAAGACAACTGTTGGTGGTAAATCGTCTGTCAGTGATAGTGGCACCTCGAGGGGGAGCAATGGCGAGGAAATTGCAGGTGAGAAAGAACAACACATCGAGCAGAGGAATGAtaactcagaaaaaaaaatatcgagagcTGAAGCTGGTGATGCAACGATTTCTGATGAGACCAGCAGTCATCAGGATCGACAGACTATAGGAACGTCTGGAGGAGCAGTTGAGGGCAGCAGCACTGCTGATGGCCCTCAGGGCGATGATTTTTCTACGGATATTGCGAAGGGTGAAGATGAGAATAATTCAACGATTGGAGAAGAAGATTACGTTGAAGAGAATGTTGATAAGTCGGCGAGACCTCAGACTCTGGATATCGTTTCTTCTGTCAGTATGGAAGAGTCTCCAGTGATAG aCTCATCAGAAACAGCATCACAGTTTCCTTCGAGTGGTGCGACGTGCACTCAAGAGCAAAATCCAACGATTGAAGAATCACAGGATCATCTCCGTGAACCCTCACCCGATGCCTCTGATAATTCATCGATGGAGTTTGGAATTATACTTGGAAAGCAACCACCATTTTGGATTCCAGACGGCGATGCGCCGAATTGCATGCTTTGTGATGTTAAATTTAATGTCATTAAAAGGCGACATCATTGTCGAGCCTGCGGAAAG GTATTGTGCAACAAATGTTGCAGCATGAAGTATAGACTTGAATATCAAGGAAATATGGATTCTCGCGTGTGTGCACTGTGTTATCAACAACTCATCAGAG CTGAGACTGAACCGGGAGGTGGTGAGTGGGCGTCTGGTTACTTGAATAACGTGGATGGTGGTATCAATTCACCACAG TTAGCTGGCAAtttaccaccaccaccaactGTTATGGTGCCTGTTGGAGTTCTTAAACGTGAAGGAAGCACGAAGCAACGGACCGAGGGCCAAAAATCAGTCATGTTCAGTGATG GAATAAGGCCTGGCTGTGACCTGACAGAGCTCGACACATCGTGGAATCCCAAGCCACCCTATCGTAAGGCAAGCAACAAGAGAATAGCATCGCCAGGGCAGCAGTCAACAACAACAGCAAAACGACAAAATCTACCGCCATTAGATCCACACACCAATAGCTACATTCCGGGGGATACAAATATGTTACCACCAACTGTGACCATCCACAAAGGCC aaATCAGTTATCAAGAAGTTGGGGACTCAGTTGCACTGTACGAATTACTTAAGAACGAGAACGAGCCACCGGTGATGTTCGCCATCAACAGGAATCTCTATGCATATGTAAAGATGACGAATT TAAACTGCTGTGTAAATAAGCTCTGCTGGAATGTGACATCACGTGGTCTGGCATGTGTCGGTCAAGACGAAGTGATCCTGCTGGTGGAGGCCCTTCCCGACGAAACCCAACTCCCGAAGGATCTCCTCATCCACATCAACCAAATCTACGTGGAGGCAGTGAAGGGAAACACTGTGACTGAACTCGGCGTGTCAATTCACCAGGAGGGCACCCTGATGGGTTCCCGGGAGCACGCAGGTTTCCTTTTCATTCGTCAAACATTTCAGTGTCTCCAGAAAATTGTTCTACCTCCACCTCCCTTCCTGGTGGGCCTCCTGGTACACCGTTGGGAGACACCATGGGCCAAAATATTTCCTCTACGACTAGTTCTACGTCTCGGTGCTGAGTATCGATATTATCCCTGTCCTCTCGTATCAGTTCGCTTCAGAAATGCTGTTTACTTTGAAATTGGTCATACCATCATGAAAGTACTTGCTGATTTTCGAAATTATGCGTATACACTCCCTGGTGTTAGGGGAATGGTAATTCACATGCAGGATCGTACGACAGATGTTTTATTTCCTCGAAATCGTTACGATCAGGTCATCAAGGGCCTCAATAATTCCAACGATCATGTACTGGCATTTGctgctaatttttccattcacgTTGACTCACATCTTGTTTGTATACAGACTAATACAGGTGATGAGAGCAATTATCAAACCCAAGCTATTAATATTCACAATAAACCGAGAAAAATCACTGGTGCGAGTTTTGTCGTGATAAATGGTGCCCTAAAATCATCAATGGGATTGTCAGCAAAATCAAGCATCGTTGAGGATGGACTTATGGTCCAGATAATGCCAGAAAAAATGGAAGCACTCAAGGCTGCCCTAAAAAATATGCACGATTTTACGATTGATTGTGGACGCCAGGGTGTACCTGAGCCTGATGAGACTGTTAATATTAAGTGGGTGGACAATGATGTACAGTTCAATCAGGGACTGAAGAGTCCCATTGACAACAAGCCCATGGATGGTATACCCTCGATAAGAGTTCACAATGGCAATGATTACATGGGAACCAGCAGATTTATTCGGTGGACTGAAGTCTTTATTATTAAGTCGGATGATCATCCCAATGGTGTTCATGATCCTGTggatttgaataaattgtcGGAGAGCATTGCCAGGGCTACTTGTGCAGCGTTGGTGAAGCTTCTGGATCTTCTGGCTGCTGCAGGACTGACGAAACTGGCGGTTAGAGCTACCATTCATCCGGATAAC GTCGGTTATGAAGCTGGCAGCGAGGGCACCCGCTTGCCGCCTATCTACATGAATAGTTTGGATAATGAACTTATTCAAGTTCTCCATAAAGCAGCCCAGAGCAGTCAGGATGCCAACACAGTGTTGGAATTAATATTTCACGTGTTGGATGACTaa
- the LOC135170637 gene encoding zinc finger FYVE domain-containing protein 16 isoform X1, which yields MEKFAVDLDKVLDDFEFNEDCAEQVASIAPARVSHPDQRSKDHDLSSSGKTLEHLDEEKSWHSKSHITDTIDIRKSDDLHNNDESVNNFSTRAYQMADDKVQEKRVVDFRDNDEPSSTIHNDITQKLVMKKQNDNQTSKNHNSYDKKLNQPNIKPSVSNVFNSLNEYINATTTNMENISCTIDCQKERNGKLVINPENNDTQIPEAKSQRPVRVLPAYQNILLPMKCEPSVSTQIPNTENDMVESMTTGQHRKQGKVDCAEHIYENIQFGQSLPASKTSRVQEASRSSSQDETKHIYENVDFDQSSGGKNDDTVYACIYIGNKDMPETTTELEKAAKRLTEQFPDNIVSSVDKKSSGREGESLVFQNVNLNVTTERKPVGFSTIDDLSEEELNKYLAELEAEERAKEEAVIYENLSVPGPSSSAHHSLKEQTRCIPSRHADEDANEAPIFESVTIGELPRVSEQKLQEKAKKLRVIDYSKSGTSAESSNFLDQKSLEKFTDCDKLMGDAKGNISNKTTVGGKSSVSDSGTSRGSNGEEIAGEKEQHIEQRNDNSEKKISRAEAGDATISDETSSHQDRQTIGTSGGAVEGSSTADGPQGDDFSTDIAKGEDENNSTIGEEDYVEENVDKSARPQTLDIVSSVSMEESPVIDSSETASQFPSSGATCTQEQNPTIEESQDHLREPSPDASDNSSMEFGIILGKQPPFWIPDGDAPNCMLCDVKFNVIKRRHHCRACGKVLCNKCCSMKYRLEYQGNMDSRVCALCYQQLIRAETEPGGGEWASGYLNNVDGGINSPQGRQPNPNNPMEYCSTIPPLQQLAGNLPPPPTVMVPVGVLKREGSTKQRTEGQKSVMFSDGIRPGCDLTELDTSWNPKPPYRKASNKRIASPGQQSTTTAKRQNLPPLDPHTNSYIPGDTNMLPPTVTIHKGQISYQEVGDSVALYELLKNENEPPVMFAINRNLYAYVKMTNLNCCVNKLCWNVTSRGLACVGQDEVILLVEALPDETQLPKDLLIHINQIYVEAVKGNTVTELGVSIHQEGTLMGSREHAGFLFIRQTFQCLQKIVLPPPPFLVGLLVHRWETPWAKIFPLRLVLRLGAEYRYYPCPLVSVRFRNAVYFEIGHTIMKVLADFRNYAYTLPGVRGMVIHMQDRTTDVLFPRNRYDQVIKGLNNSNDHVLAFAANFSIHVDSHLVCIQTNTGDESNYQTQAINIHNKPRKITGASFVVINGALKSSMGLSAKSSIVEDGLMVQIMPEKMEALKAALKNMHDFTIDCGRQGVPEPDETVNIKWVDNDVQFNQGLKSPIDNKPMDGIPSIRVHNGNDYMGTSRFIRWTEVFIIKSDDHPNGVHDPVDLNKLSESIARATCAALVKLLDLLAAAGLTKLAVRATIHPDNVGYEAGSEGTRLPPIYMNSLDNELIQVLHKAAQSSQDANTVLELIFHVLDD from the exons ATGGAGAAATTTGCTGTTGATCTTGACAAAGTGCTTGATGACTTTGAGTTCAATGAAGATTGTGCAGAGCAAGTTGCCTCAATTGCTCCAGCGAGAGTCTCCCACCCAGACCAAAGATCAAAGGACCACGATTTATCCAGTTCAGGTAAGACCCTAGAACATTTGGACGAAGAGAAATCCTGGCACAGCAAGAGTCACATCACTGACACCATTGACATACGAAAATCCGATGATCTCCACAACAACGATGAATcagtcaacaatttttcaactcgTGCTTATCAAATGGCCGACGACAAAGTCCAAGAGAAAAGAGTCGTTGATTTTCGGGATAATGACGAACCATCGTCGACTATTCACAATGACATAACACAAAAAttggtgatgaaaaaacagAATGATAATCAAACATCTAAAAATCACAACAGttacgataaaaaattgaatcaaccAAACATAAAGCCAAGCGTTAGTAATGTTTTTAACAGTTTAAACGAGTACATTAATGCCACGACCACAAATATGGAGAATATAAGCTGTACCATAGACTGTCAGAAAGAGAGAAATGGTAAATTAGTGATAAATCCCGAGAATAATGACACTCAAATTCCAGAGGCCAAATCCCAGAGGCCAGTCCGAGTATTACCAGCTTATCAGAATATCTTGTTGCCCATGAAGTGCGAGCCATCTGTGAGTACTCAAATTCCAAACACTGAAAATGATATGGTCGAGTCAATGACAACTGGTCAACATCGAAAGCAGGGTAAAGTCGACTGTGCAGAGCACATTTACGAAAATATACAATTTGGACAGAGTCTACCAGCATCAAAGACATCAAGGGTGCAGGAAGCCTCGAGATCGTCGAGTCAAGACGAGACGAAACACATCTACGAGAACGTTGACTTTGATCAGTCTAGTGGAGGGAAAAATGATGACACTGTGTATGCCTGCATCTACATCGGGAACAAAGACATGCCAGAGACAACAACAGAGCTTGAAAAAGCAGCGAAACGACTGACCGAACAATTCCCGGATAATATCGTCAGTTCTGTTGATAAAAAGTCATCGGGACGTGAGGGTGAATCCCTTGTCTTTCAGAATGTCAATCTCAATGTTACGACTGAACGAAAACCCGTGGGTTTCTCCACAATCGATGACCTTTCGGAGGaggaattgaataaatatctgGCCGAGTTGGAGGCTGAAGAGAGGGCAAAGGAGGAGGCAGTGATTTACGAGAATCTCTCTGTACCAGGACCATCGTCGTCAGCTCATCACAGTCTCAAGGAGCAAACACGATGCATTCCGAGCAGACATGCCGATGAGGATGCCAATGAAGCGCCGATATTCGAGAGCGTGACTATTGGAGAACTTCCCAGGGTGTCTGAGCAAAAGCTCCAGGagaaagcaaaaaaattaagagTCATTGATTACAGTAAGAGTGGAACCAGTGCTGAGTCGAGTAATTTTTTAGATCAGAAGTCGCTGGAAAAATTCACCGATTGTGACAAATTGATGGGAGATGCAAAGGGAAACATTTCTAACAAGACAACTGTTGGTGGTAAATCGTCTGTCAGTGATAGTGGCACCTCGAGGGGGAGCAATGGCGAGGAAATTGCAGGTGAGAAAGAACAACACATCGAGCAGAGGAATGAtaactcagaaaaaaaaatatcgagagcTGAAGCTGGTGATGCAACGATTTCTGATGAGACCAGCAGTCATCAGGATCGACAGACTATAGGAACGTCTGGAGGAGCAGTTGAGGGCAGCAGCACTGCTGATGGCCCTCAGGGCGATGATTTTTCTACGGATATTGCGAAGGGTGAAGATGAGAATAATTCAACGATTGGAGAAGAAGATTACGTTGAAGAGAATGTTGATAAGTCGGCGAGACCTCAGACTCTGGATATCGTTTCTTCTGTCAGTATGGAAGAGTCTCCAGTGATAG aCTCATCAGAAACAGCATCACAGTTTCCTTCGAGTGGTGCGACGTGCACTCAAGAGCAAAATCCAACGATTGAAGAATCACAGGATCATCTCCGTGAACCCTCACCCGATGCCTCTGATAATTCATCGATGGAGTTTGGAATTATACTTGGAAAGCAACCACCATTTTGGATTCCAGACGGCGATGCGCCGAATTGCATGCTTTGTGATGTTAAATTTAATGTCATTAAAAGGCGACATCATTGTCGAGCCTGCGGAAAG GTATTGTGCAACAAATGTTGCAGCATGAAGTATAGACTTGAATATCAAGGAAATATGGATTCTCGCGTGTGTGCACTGTGTTATCAACAACTCATCAGAG CTGAGACTGAACCGGGAGGTGGTGAGTGGGCGTCTGGTTACTTGAATAACGTGGATGGTGGTATCAATTCACCACAG GGAAGACAGCCCAATCCAAATAATCCAATGGAGTATTGCTCAACAATACCACCTTTGCAACAGTTAGCTGGCAAtttaccaccaccaccaactGTTATGGTGCCTGTTGGAGTTCTTAAACGTGAAGGAAGCACGAAGCAACGGACCGAGGGCCAAAAATCAGTCATGTTCAGTGATG GAATAAGGCCTGGCTGTGACCTGACAGAGCTCGACACATCGTGGAATCCCAAGCCACCCTATCGTAAGGCAAGCAACAAGAGAATAGCATCGCCAGGGCAGCAGTCAACAACAACAGCAAAACGACAAAATCTACCGCCATTAGATCCACACACCAATAGCTACATTCCGGGGGATACAAATATGTTACCACCAACTGTGACCATCCACAAAGGCC aaATCAGTTATCAAGAAGTTGGGGACTCAGTTGCACTGTACGAATTACTTAAGAACGAGAACGAGCCACCGGTGATGTTCGCCATCAACAGGAATCTCTATGCATATGTAAAGATGACGAATT TAAACTGCTGTGTAAATAAGCTCTGCTGGAATGTGACATCACGTGGTCTGGCATGTGTCGGTCAAGACGAAGTGATCCTGCTGGTGGAGGCCCTTCCCGACGAAACCCAACTCCCGAAGGATCTCCTCATCCACATCAACCAAATCTACGTGGAGGCAGTGAAGGGAAACACTGTGACTGAACTCGGCGTGTCAATTCACCAGGAGGGCACCCTGATGGGTTCCCGGGAGCACGCAGGTTTCCTTTTCATTCGTCAAACATTTCAGTGTCTCCAGAAAATTGTTCTACCTCCACCTCCCTTCCTGGTGGGCCTCCTGGTACACCGTTGGGAGACACCATGGGCCAAAATATTTCCTCTACGACTAGTTCTACGTCTCGGTGCTGAGTATCGATATTATCCCTGTCCTCTCGTATCAGTTCGCTTCAGAAATGCTGTTTACTTTGAAATTGGTCATACCATCATGAAAGTACTTGCTGATTTTCGAAATTATGCGTATACACTCCCTGGTGTTAGGGGAATGGTAATTCACATGCAGGATCGTACGACAGATGTTTTATTTCCTCGAAATCGTTACGATCAGGTCATCAAGGGCCTCAATAATTCCAACGATCATGTACTGGCATTTGctgctaatttttccattcacgTTGACTCACATCTTGTTTGTATACAGACTAATACAGGTGATGAGAGCAATTATCAAACCCAAGCTATTAATATTCACAATAAACCGAGAAAAATCACTGGTGCGAGTTTTGTCGTGATAAATGGTGCCCTAAAATCATCAATGGGATTGTCAGCAAAATCAAGCATCGTTGAGGATGGACTTATGGTCCAGATAATGCCAGAAAAAATGGAAGCACTCAAGGCTGCCCTAAAAAATATGCACGATTTTACGATTGATTGTGGACGCCAGGGTGTACCTGAGCCTGATGAGACTGTTAATATTAAGTGGGTGGACAATGATGTACAGTTCAATCAGGGACTGAAGAGTCCCATTGACAACAAGCCCATGGATGGTATACCCTCGATAAGAGTTCACAATGGCAATGATTACATGGGAACCAGCAGATTTATTCGGTGGACTGAAGTCTTTATTATTAAGTCGGATGATCATCCCAATGGTGTTCATGATCCTGTggatttgaataaattgtcGGAGAGCATTGCCAGGGCTACTTGTGCAGCGTTGGTGAAGCTTCTGGATCTTCTGGCTGCTGCAGGACTGACGAAACTGGCGGTTAGAGCTACCATTCATCCGGATAAC GTCGGTTATGAAGCTGGCAGCGAGGGCACCCGCTTGCCGCCTATCTACATGAATAGTTTGGATAATGAACTTATTCAAGTTCTCCATAAAGCAGCCCAGAGCAGTCAGGATGCCAACACAGTGTTGGAATTAATATTTCACGTGTTGGATGACTaa